The DNA sequence TCTCCTTTGGCGTGAAATCTAATCTGTACGGGAATAACGCTTGATTCCACTTAAAGCCCCGCTCGACTTGAGGCAAGCCAGGCGGGACAAAGCTTTTGAGTGATCTGCCAGCCGAATATCGCCCGATAGAACTCCTTCGCCTTCTCGACGTCGTTTGTGAGAAGCTCACACCGGCTGGAATCACCGTGCGTCTCGAACCTGCTTTCCATTTCATGCCTCCTTTGCTTGTTTTTCCCCATCCTACTGGAAAAGTCCTCTCGTGAAAAACATGTCTTTTTCGGAGGACTGTATTGAAAATCAACCCTATGATCGGTGCTCGGCACCGCTCGCCGCTCTTGTCGATTGCATGCATGATGAACATCGGATGCTCCACTACAGGGTTCGTCATCCGCACCTGTACGCCTCGATGCTCCTCCTTTACTCCCCGGCCGCGCCGAGCGCCTTCCGCTTGAACACCCCTGAGCCGGCGCTCCCGAAGTAGAGCCAACGGCCGTCCGCCGTGATCACCATCGTGTTCGTTACGTTGTTCCCGTTTGTCCCTGCCTGGGGATTGAATAAGCCGCTGTTCCACGGCTGCCAATGTGCCCCTTGATCGAGACTGACGTATACCCCGTCGAATTGGGTGGCAAGATAGACGATATCAGGATCGTTCGGATCAACGATCACCTTGTAGAATTCTTGATCGAGGTCAAGACCGTCGGTGATCGGGAACCAGTGCGCGCCTCCATCGGTGGTCTTCATCACCGTCCCGTGGAAGCCGTCGCGTCCCGTCCCTTCGTTCTCTCCGTTCTTGGAGCAGGCGTACATAATGTTCGGATCGCGCGGATCGAACGCGATCGAAAAGACCCATTGCTCTCCCGGCCAGCCGTTGTCCCATCGCTCCCAGTGCGCTCCGCCGTCGAGGGTGCGGTTCACCCCGTTGTAGGTGCCGGCGTAGATGCACTTGGAGTTGGTCGGGTGGGTGACAAGGGAGAACACTCCATCGTCGGTCCAGCCCACGTTCCGCTCGCGCCACGACTTTCCCCCATCGGTACTCTTGTAGATCCCGGCAGGGAACGTCCCAAAGAAGATCGTGTTCGGGTCGTCCGGGTCGAACAGGAGCGAGGTGTATTGATACAACGGTCGATCGTTCCAGATCGGCCAGAACGTGCCGAAGTTCCCGAACGCGGGGAGCTGCCGCCATCTGTTCCCGAAAACGGGACGGGAGTATATCTCGTACCCGAGCGTTCCGGCGAGGAGACGTCGATCGGCGGTGAGCGCAATGGTCCGCACCTGGGGGGTGTCGAGGCCGGAGGTCAGGTCTTCCCACGTCCTCCCCCCGTCGGTCGTCCGGTAGACTCCTTCCTCGGCCGCGACGTAGGCCGTCTCCGGATCGAGCGGGTACACAAGTATCTGATAAACGTGCTTCCCGAGCATCATCATGTCCTCCCCGCTCGCTGGGACGTCGAGAAGCATCCCGTCGTATGACTTGAAGATCCCTTTTCCCCAGGTTCCGAGCCATATGACGTCCGGATCAGTGGGACTGATGTCGAACGTGTAGTACCCTTGATGGTACGGATCGTCCACGATGACGCTCGGGGTGATCCCGTTGCGATCGCGGAACGTCTTTCCCCCGTCGCTCGAACAGAAGAGCCCGCCCGGGTTGGCTCCGACGTAAATCCGGTTGGGATCGTGTGGATCAACTTCCACTTGCACGCTGTACACCGGCGGGACGGGCTTGTTGCTCCGATCCTTGCGCCAGATGATCCTCCCGGTTGCGGGATCGATCCGACCGGAATAGACCCCGCAGCCCTGCGTTCCCACGTAAACCTGATCCCCGCTCACCCGGCAGCTCGTGACCGCGGTGGTATCGAGCCCTGCGTTCTGCTTGTTCCAAGTCTTCCCTCCGTCGACGCTCACGTATACCCCGTCGAGGATGTCCACCGCGAGGAGGACGTTATCGTGCTGAGGATGGATCCTGATCGCGCGGCAACTCGCGCTGGTGGTGAGAAGCTGAGTCCACGTTTCTCCTCCGTCCCGAGAACGATACACCCCGGCGGGATCGGAGAACGTCACTCCCTCGGGCCGATCACCGGCGATTCGGGTGAACCATGCGGGGAGGGAACCGCCGCGGGCAGCGATGTAGAGGGAGGATGGGTCGTTGGGATCGATCTCGATGTCGTACGCCCCCACATCCGGGAATCCTTCCAGCCTTGTCCAGGTCTTTCCTCCGTCGAGGGAGCGGTATGCGCCGTTGATGTTCGTCGTCACGAAGATCCTATTTGGATCGGTCGGGTCGATCGCGATGTCGAGAATCCCCTTTCCCAAGCTTCCGGTGATATCAGTCCAGTGATCGCCGCGATCTGTCGACTTGTACAGCCGCCCTCCGTGCAGGAACGGCTCAAACGTAGAGGCGTAGACCGTCCCTCCGAACGCCGCAACGCGCATCACAAGGAGAGCGCCGTCCTTGCTGAAGTCAGCCACTTCCTCCCAGGAATCGCCACCATCGCGGGTGCGCCATACCTTGGGAGCGGAGCGATCGGCGGCGTATATCGTGTCCTTGTCGGTCGGATCCATGCTGAGCGCGGTCGAGGAGCGAGGCGCCTGCTCGAGGAGATCCCAGTGCTCCCCGGCATCCCTCGTCCTCCACGTTCCCCCGAGCCACGTCCCGATATAGGCGGTGGCCGGCCGATCGGGATCGAGAATCAGCTGTGACTGTCCCCAGACGGTGCACATGGTGAAGTGTTCGTTCAGAACATTCCACGAGTTTCCCCCGTCGCGCGATACGAACACTTCCCCTCGCGGGCCGCGGCTCGCAGCGTACATGATGCGGGGATCGCTCGGAGCGAAAACGACGGAGGTGATTCCCTTGGAATCGGGAACCTGGAGAACCGTGTTCCACGTCTCTCCCCCATCGGTCGAGCGACGGATCATCGCCCAGTGCTGGAACGGCTTCGGGTTATAGCCGCTGAAAACGATGTCGGGATTGCGCGGATGGACGGCGAGGGTGTAGGTGTAATCAACTTCGGAACGATGGAGAAAGCTCCAGCTATTTCCACCATCGCGCGAGCGGAAGATGCCAAACCCGTTCTTGAGGGCGTAGATGATGTCCGGGTCGGACGGGGCGGGAGCGAGGGCGTAAACCGATCCGAACCTGAATCCGGGCCCGTCGGGATCGATGATCTTCTCCCACTTCTCCCCGTAGTCAGAGGAGCGGTAGACCTTCGCCACGTCGGCCACCTCCCAGACGTCCGAATCGTCAAGCGGGTTGACCCGCAACTCGTCCGCCCACGGATGAGTAATCCCGCCGGCAAGGACGTTCTTCCACGTCTCCCCTCCGTCCGTCGTCTTGAACGTCCCTTCACCGCTCACCGCGGTGGCGTAAACGGTCTCGCTCCCCGGGTTGTTGGGGACAGCGAGGAGCGACACGCTGACGTTGTTCAGCCCAGTGTTGATCTCCGTCCAGGTCATCCCTCCGTCCGTGCTCTTCACGATCCCGTAGGCGCGGCGGGGGAGATAGAGCGTCCTGGGATCCCGCGGATCGACCGCGATATCGTACATATCCCCGTTCCTTCCCGGTGGGCCGATGCGGACCCACGTAGCGCCCCCGTTCTCCGATTTATACACCACCCCGCCAGTACCGACGTATATCGCCCCGCCGCCGGGTGGAATCGGCATCACATTGACCATGGCATCGGTCCCAGGAAGGTACAGCTCCTGCCACGTCGCTCCTCCATCCTCGGTCTTGAGTAGGTAGCGATCGGAGTGGGGATTGAACATGACGTTGTAGACATCCACCCGGCCGATATATACCGTGCGTGGATCGTCGGGATCGACCGCAATCGACTGGATGTCAGCGTCTGGTTGAGATGGGAGGGAAAGGCGCCGCCAAGCTCCGCCTCGGACGGATCGATATACGGCGCCGCGGCCTCCGTTCCTCGTTCCCGCCCAGATCGTTCCATCCGGCCCGACGGCGATCACGGCGATTTCCTCATTGGGAAGACCGCGTCCTACATCTTTCCACGTCTCTCCGAGGTCGTCGCTGATGTATACCCCGCCGCGTGCCCCTGCTGCCATGAGCGGGCCGCGGTCCGTCAACGCGCCTGCGATGCAGGTAAACGGCCTCAGCTGGTCGAGCTCGTTCCACACTTCCCCTCCGTCATCGCTGCGGTAGAGGCATCCAGCGGCGCAGACGATCACCGACCCAGGAAGAAGGACGATATTGCCGATCTGCACCGAAGGAGGAACAATCTGGGATAGCATAGTCCATGTTTCTCCCCCGTCTTCGGAGCGGAAGACAGCCCCGCCCGCCCCGCCGGCGTACAGGGTATCAGGCGCATCGGGATCGATCTCGATCGCGTTGATAATCCCCCCGGTCGGGCCGTTCGTCTGCTCCCACGGAGGGACCGCGGCGTCCGGACCGCCCTCCGGACCGACATGCGGAGCGGATGATACCTCTTTCAGCCACTCGACGGAGATAAGATCCGCTCCCTTCGGCGTCCAATTGAGCCATACGCTATCCCAAGGCTTGGCTACGCCCCCCGAGAGGATGAATTCCGTCCCTGTCTCGGCCGGACTCCACTCCGTGAACGCTCCCCCGACCGTGGTTATCTCCACCGGCGCGGAGAAGATGATTCGTACCCCACGTGCTGCATCGTCGGAGTCGTTCATCAGTACTGTCCCCGCGAAGAGCGCATAGCCGAATAGACCGACGAAAAAGAAGAATAACCCAATCTTCCGCATCTCTTCCCTCCTTTTCCTCGTTCACCACCACCGTACTGAAAACCGCGGAGAAGGACAAAACGCTGTGGTTAACCCCGTCGCATTTTTGCTATCCACCATGAGAACGAATTTTTCATAGACAACCCGCCGCGTGCGAACGGGCAGGGTTGCACGCGCGCTACGTGCGGATCTCGAGTTACGGCGGCGTGTTCGTGATCTAACCCCTGGTTATCTTCCCTTCCGCTTGCCATCCTTAGGGTAGATGTTGTATTACATGTAGTCGAAAAAGGGCTCGATTCTCCATCGAGGAGGAAGGGAGATATGAACGACTTCGTCAACTGGTTCATCGAACGGGGACCGCAGATCGGCCTGCACCTCGGCGGGGCGCTCTTGATCCTCCTCGGCGGATGGTTGACCAGCATCATCGCAGTCCGGGTGGCCGGCCGCTTGATGAATATGTCGAAATTGGAGTTCTCTAGCCTATTGCGCCAGTTCATCTCCAAGCTGATCCGCTGGACCATCAACGCCGTCGCCCTGATCATGGCGCTCGGACAGTTGGGGGTCAATATCGGTCCCCTGATCGCTGGGTTGGGAGTGACCGGATTCATCATCGGCTTCGCCATGCAGCAGACCCTGTCCAATTTCGCCGCCGGGTTCATGCTCCTCCTCTACCACCCTTATGATATCGGCGACGAGATCGAAGCGGCCGGGGCAACCGGGATCGTCGAGGGGATGAACCTGGTCAACACGACGCTGCAAACGGAGGAAGGGACGGTGATTACAATCCCCAACGGCAAGATCTGGGGCGGGGTGATCAAAAACAAGGGCCATCGGGATTGACCACACCGGTTGAAACCCATATCCAGCGACCTTATTGACGCATTCTGGATTGTAGACTATCTTAATAGTCGGAGGAAATTTCTGCATAAAAGGGGATGGTCATATGAATATTAATCCAAAATTCGCCCGTTGGTTCAAGGACCGAGATCAGCAGGTCCTCACCGCTCACTTCAACAGGAACCGGGCGGCATTGATTAAGACGATTCGGGAATTGGAGGCGGAGCGTGACCGGGCACGGGACTATCAATCCCGGCTGGAAACCTTGCTGGAATCAATGAAGGAGTTGCAGGAAAAGCTGGAAGCAGAGGGAGGGGCATAAGATGTGGGAAAGGATCGAGAAAGCACTTTTGGACTGGGAAGCTACCTTGGTGAAGAATCTCGCCCATGAAGGGGAAAAGTACCGTGCGGAGGACCTGAAGTGGGTGCACGATGAGATCCCGCGCGTCGAAGAAGAACTGCAACTCGTCTCGCTCCGCGTTCATAAGCTGGAGGAACTGATCGCCAAGGCACGGATGCTCCTGTTCGAGCTGGAGAACGACGAATGCAAACTCTTGACGGACGGAGCCGACCTTCATCAAGTCGGGAAATTCTTGAAGGAGAAGTTCGGAGATCAACTAGCGAAGAACTACTCCCAAGGGAGAAAGGAGATCTGCGCGGCCCTGCAGGAGAAATACAATCTCGGGCCAAAGGCGGCGCGCGAGCTCTTCTCCTTGCTTAAAGAGGCAAAGATCATCCGGTATACACTTCGGCACGAACCCGGGATGGAGGTCCCACCGACACCGTACCCGGCTGAAGAGGCTGTCCTGGTCTACAACGAGGTACTCAAGGATCCGGTCAAGACCGAGCCCCCACTGAAGCCGGTATGGGAAATCGGCTGATCAGGCGCAACAGGGTCGTCTTCCCACACCCGGTCGGGCCGACGATCCCGAAGAACTCGCCGTGGCGGATCGTCGCCGTCACCCGGTCGACCGCGATGGTCGCCCGAGCCGCTTGGTCACTCCCTCCAGCCGGATCTCGGTCATGCTTCGGGTATAGGTCCGGAGCTGGCGTATGACAATCAGAACGCGGCGAGCTCCTCCTCTTCCTCGGCAGGGAGGGAGAGGACGTCATCCCTAGTGGGAATGGCCTCAGTCCCCTCTCCCTGAACGACGAACGACGCGGCCCACGCCGCGAACCGGCCCGCCTCCTCCGGATCGCGCGTCTCGTGATAGCGGATGAGGAACGCCGCCCCGAACACGTCTCCCGCTCCGGTCGGATCGACTTCTTCCCGGACGAACGCGGACACGGTCACGAGCTCTGTTCCTCCGTCAAGGAAGATCTCCGCCCCGTCCCGCCCGTGGGTGACAACGAGCAGCCGCGCCCGGGAGATGAGTCGGTCCAAGTCAGCTTCCGTCACGTCTTCATCGCTCACTAAGACGACGTCCGCGCGGGGAACGACCTGCTCCAGGGCGAAGAATCGGCGCTTGCGCACCCTCCCGTCGTCACCAACGGTCCGCATCCAGCCCTGAGGGGCGACCCCGATCAACTCGGCGTCCAACCGCGCGAGCAACCCATCGGGGTCGAAGTCGTCCAGGATCGGACACAGGTAGGCGATCTGAGCGGAGAGCCGCTCCGGCGGGATCGCCGCAATGTCCAGGGGAGCAGCGACGGAGTGCACGAACTGCACCCGCCCGAACGCGGTCTCCCGGTTGACGAACGTGGTCGTTTCCTCCCCCCGCTGGGGATGGATCTCGATCCCGGGCGGGAGGAGGGCAAGCGGAAAGTCCTCGCCCACGCTCGTCACGATCGCCGTCCGGTAACCCAGGTTGTGTGCCAGGATGGCCGAGTAGGCGGATGAACCACCGAGGATCCTTTCACCATCGACGAGATCAAAACAGAGGTTTCCAATCGCGAGAAAGTCTGGGCGACGCGTCGCCATCCGTTTCACCTCCTTCGCGAAGTCATCTGTGGATTCGATTTTCGAAATGGATCGGCGCAACCGCACCGGATGAATCGCTGAAACGTGGAACCGGCCTGAATAAGCAATTTTATTTTAGCAATTGTAACGTTTGATTGCAAGTTTCCGCGCGGGAAGAGATCGGGTAGAATCGAGCGTAGTCGTGCTAAAGGAGGTTTCATGAAAGGAGTTGTCCTGTGTGCCGGGGAGGGGACGCGGATGCGTCCGCTCACCTACTCCCTGCCGAAGCACCTCATCCCGATCGCCAACCGTCCGGTGATCGAGCACATCCTGGGGACCCTCAACCAGGCCGGGGTCACCGACATCGGGATCGTGGTCGGGCCAACCACCCAGATCAGTTTCCAGAACGCCCTCCGGGACGGGTCGTCCCTCGGGGTGCGGCTCACCTACATCGTACAGGATGACCCGCGGGGGCTCGCCCACGCCGTGTCGTGTGCTCAGGGGTTCGTGGGGGACGATCCGTTCCTCCTCTACCTCGGGGACAACCTGCTCGAAGCCGGGGTGACCGGGTTGGTGGAGAAGTTTGCCGCGACCACGGCCGATGCGGTGATCACCCTGTACCCGGTCGAGGATCCGTCCCACTTCGGGGTGGCAGAGGTGGACGGGGATCGGATCGTCCGGGTAGTGGAGAAGCCGGCCCGCCCGGTGAGCAACCTGGCGATCGTGGGAGCGTACGTCTTCACCCCGGCGATCTTCTCGGCCATCTCCCGCATCCGTCCCTCCGCCCGCGGCGAACTGGAGATCACCGACGCGATCCAACGGATGATCGACGACGGGCTCCGCGTCCTCCCTCACCGGATCTCCGGCTGGTGGCGGGATGTGGGGAGGCCGACCGAGCTCCTCGCTGCAAACGCCCAGCTCCTCGAGCAGATTTCCACCCGGGTGGAGGGGACGATCTCCCGCGACTGCGCGGTCGACGGTGAGGTGGTGGTGGGAAAGAGATCGCGGCTCAAGAACTGCACCCTGATCGGTCCGGTGATGATCGGAGACGGGGTCAGCTGCGCCGACTCCCGCATCGGCCCGAACGTCTCGATCGGGGACGACGTCGTATTGAACCGGGCCACGATCCGAGAGAGCATCCTCCTATCCGGAGCAGAGGTGGAGGAGGTCTCCCTCGCAAACTCCCTGATCGGCCGGGGAACGATCGTGAAAAAGACCCCTACTGAACGGGATCACACCCTTCTCCTCGGCGACCACTGCCGCGTCGAACTCGGGGAGGATTGAACCGTTTCCCCTCCGGGGAGCACTAACAAGCGAAGGAGGGGAAAGTTATGTGGATCTCAAATAGACTGATTGAGGATATATCGCGGCAGCATTACCGCAGGTTGGTACAGGAGGGGACGCGTCGGGCGTCCCTGTGGGGAGCGCAGCCGGGGATACGGAAGCACCGTCCTCGGAGGTTTCGCAATCTGCGCGAGGAGCGCTCCGAGCGTGGCTAAGGAGGGACGGTGGGGGATGAAGCCCATCTCTTGGCGCGGGTGGCCGCTGGTGATGAAAAAGCATTCGCGCGGCTGTACGATCAGTTCGCCGACCGCGTCTTCCGCTACTCCCTCACCCTCCTGCGCGATCGCCATCTCGCCGAGGAGGTGACGCAAGAGACGATGACCGCGGTATGGAAGGGTGCAGGAGGCTACTCCGGCCGATCGCGGGTATCGACTTGGATCTTCGGGATCGCCCGCAACCAGGCGCACCGACTCCTGGAGCGGGAAGCGCGGGCGCGGCGGCGGATCGATGAGCCGCTTTTCCTCCCCGACCCGGCCGAGGAGATCGGAAGAAAAGAGGCGGTCCTCCATGCCCTGGAGCAACTCCCCGCTTCCCAGCGGGAGGTCGTCTTCCTCACGTTCTACGAAGGCCTCTCCTACCCGGAGATCGCGGAGGTCCTCGGGGTCCCGGAGGGGACGGTGAAGTCGCGGATGTTCCACGCGCGCAGAAAACTTGCGGAGGCGCTGCGATGATCGACTGCGAAGAAGCGCGGGAGTTGATCCCTTGGTATGCAAACGGGACCCTTTCTCCTCCCGAGGCGCGGGAGCTGGCTGCTCATCTGGCGGAATGTCCCGCGTGCCGGGCTGAGCTCGCCGACGCACTCCTCCTATCCATCGAGGTAAGGGATGCGATATCTCACCTTCCCGGCGCGCCGAAAAAAGTCAAGGAAGAGGTCCTCCCACAAAGTGAAGTCCCGGTGGCGCGACTCGACCTCGGGTCGTTCCTCCTCGGGCTTTCGTTGGGCGTGTCGGTGCGGGGGAGCAAGGTCCCGGTGGAAGGAGACC is a window from the Candidatus Bipolaricaulota bacterium genome containing:
- a CDS encoding zf-HC2 domain-containing protein; this translates as MIDCEEARELIPWYANGTLSPPEARELAAHLAECPACRAELADALLLSIEVRDAISHLPGAPKKVKEEVLPQSEVPVARLDLGSFLLGLSLGVSVRGSKVPVEGDLRLLGRKVRLFKTQRR
- a CDS encoding glucose-1-phosphate thymidylyltransferase, which produces MKGVVLCAGEGTRMRPLTYSLPKHLIPIANRPVIEHILGTLNQAGVTDIGIVVGPTTQISFQNALRDGSSLGVRLTYIVQDDPRGLAHAVSCAQGFVGDDPFLLYLGDNLLEAGVTGLVEKFAATTADAVITLYPVEDPSHFGVAEVDGDRIVRVVEKPARPVSNLAIVGAYVFTPAIFSAISRIRPSARGELEITDAIQRMIDDGLRVLPHRISGWWRDVGRPTELLAANAQLLEQISTRVEGTISRDCAVDGEVVVGKRSRLKNCTLIGPVMIGDGVSCADSRIGPNVSIGDDVVLNRATIRESILLSGAEVEEVSLANSLIGRGTIVKKTPTERDHTLLLGDHCRVELGED
- a CDS encoding mechanosensitive ion channel, producing the protein MNDFVNWFIERGPQIGLHLGGALLILLGGWLTSIIAVRVAGRLMNMSKLEFSSLLRQFISKLIRWTINAVALIMALGQLGVNIGPLIAGLGVTGFIIGFAMQQTLSNFAAGFMLLLYHPYDIGDEIEAAGATGIVEGMNLVNTTLQTEEGTVITIPNGKIWGGVIKNKGHRD
- a CDS encoding sigma-70 family RNA polymerase sigma factor translates to MGDEAHLLARVAAGDEKAFARLYDQFADRVFRYSLTLLRDRHLAEEVTQETMTAVWKGAGGYSGRSRVSTWIFGIARNQAHRLLEREARARRRIDEPLFLPDPAEEIGRKEAVLHALEQLPASQREVVFLTFYEGLSYPEIAEVLGVPEGTVKSRMFHARRKLAEALR
- a CDS encoding ATP-binding cassette domain-containing protein, whose protein sequence is MTSSPSLPRKRRSSPRSDCHTPAPDLYPKHDRDPAGGSDQAARATIAVDRVTATIRHGEFFGIVGPTGCGKTTLLRLISRFPIPASVGARS